A single window of Channa argus isolate prfri chromosome 2, Channa argus male v1.0, whole genome shotgun sequence DNA harbors:
- the kif7 gene encoding kinesin-like protein kif7 isoform X1, which yields MSPKVPSGQGRGDYSAVQVAVRVRPLLPKELLHCHESCITVDTELCRVTLGHDRHFLCDFLFEETCCQENVYSVSVQPLIDAFFQGFNATVFAYGQTGSGKTYTIGEANICSFRDEEQGIIPRAVADVFKILDENDLTDFSLRVSYLEVYKEEFKDLLEVETASKDIHIREDKGNIVLCGVKECEVEGLDEVLSLLESGNTARHTGATQMNPNSSRSHTIFTLYMDQRRGSYRLNGTATSAGPQILSSKFHFVDLAGSERILRTGNTGERLKESIQINSGLLALGNVIGALGDPKRKGSHIPYRDSKITRILKDSLGGNSKTLMIACISPSSSNFDESLNTLNYATRARNIQNQATVNCKGEQDRVEGLEQQIKVLRRTLENRQRSETRIIAHADPNRRPRLGEGEISRLQAQSAHFRTCTDTAYRLLRELQSEGALTAEQSLRVKEWLCSVEEERSGLTTASGPDSGIENSSSEDSVALRRGRLSVRNHDPEPAEERWRHEHETEKEDSIIHLQAQIQRLERENTDFLSALEDAMEQYKQQSDKLQEQQDLIVELQCQLSTQGLRGLGLNLRSRPHTAPMGSLQHSQNGGTYRQASPVGFLGSGPYCDQDCNLYGEQEISGGAEMLDTDEESSHSNLGREGRKQVNLTWTKKDMLSGGLVASGKGSQLHEPYQHPGLGRKHSNSSSGETSVGESLKGFEGISDWGLLQAQQKIRELSVTIRMKEELIKELVKTGKDAQALNRQYSHKITALEREAVQARQELQEAQRQLQDLERQEREISTTDKTRAQECRRKIAAAQNKVQVLSQRQRDTARLANLPAQSERRVLELERSVQSMRQQQEQLQRRLRQESQHKRRLETEMQRRTHRVKELEIKNEQQQKILKIKTEEIAAFQRQRRSGSNGSVISLEEQQKIEEQKRWLDEEMERILEQRRGLEDLEGELTKREEIVAKKEALEQERSGLDSKRRLSSEALNKDMVMLTGRIDTLEQELSERNGLLRSSSAQDSQQIRQEISNLRQEKDSLLKQRAELDDKLRQGNLPSPEEERTLFQLDEAIEALDAAIEYKNEAITQRQRQLGPSASMLSQWEMNLMAKLSNLSASETRALLCKYFDKVVYLREEDRKLQFVLAELEMQLDDQQRLVQWLENALSRAQLDTDRRLTQQQKEHEQSIQLLLQQCREQIDEGLAGRQRQYEGWILNLSKELNHYKAVNLDLNNKLREVFGAAIQPRDPAKGLGCMEKLTRCLEDSPGGRGAGQPEKPPKSREEMRDLVNAPLPSTWRRSSLPTEEPAVMEELWLQVAGDAPINRVIQSGTGSWGGQTSLPMVKSRRESRRPSLNMGPLTSNNTLIDVRKNPV from the exons ATGTCTCCCAAAGTGCCCAGTGGCCAAGGCAGAGGGGATTATTCTGCAGTGCAAGTAGCTGTTCGAGTGCGTCCTCTGCTGCCTAAAGAGCTTCTGCACTGCCATGAGAGCTGCATCACTGTGGATACTGAACTGTGTCGAGTTACTCTGGGCCATGACCGGCACTTTCTGTGTGACTTCCTATTTGAAGAAACTTGCTGTCAGGAGAATGTTtattctgtgtctgtgcagcCACTCATAGATGCCTTCTTTCAAGGTTTCAATGCTACAGTTTTTGCCTATGGACAGACAGGCTCAGGAAAGACTTACACAATTGGAGAAGCAAATATTT gTTCCTTTAGAGATGAAGAGCAGGGCATCATCCCCAGGGCTGTTGCAGATGTCTTCAAGATACTTGATGAAAATGACCTTACAGATTTCTCTCTCCGAGTCTCGTATCTGGAGGTCTACAAAGAGGAATTCAAGGACTTACTTGAAGTGGAGACTGCCAGTAAGGACATCCACATCCGGGAGGATAAAGGCAACATTG TTTTGTGTGGCGTAAAGGAGTGCGAAGTGGAGGGTCTTGATGAGGTGCTGAGTTTACTAGAGTCAGGAAACACAGCAAGGCACACCGGTGCAACCCAGATGAATCCAAACTCCAGTCGGTCTCACACCATTTTTACCTTGTACATGGACCAGCGACGAGGAAGTTACCGCCTTAATGGGACTGCTACGAGTGCTGGACCTCAAATTTTGTCTTCCAAGTTTCACTTTGTTGACCTGGCAGGGTCCGAGCGCATTTTAAGGACAGGTAACACTGGAGAGAGATTGAAGGAGAGCATCCAGATTAACAGTGGTCTTCTGGCCCTGGGAAATGTTATTGGAGCACTGGGGGACCCCAAGAGGAAAGGCTCTCACATACCATACAGAGATTCTAAAATTACAAG GATTTTAAAGGACTCTTTGGGAGGAAATTCCAAAACACTGATGATTGCCTGCATCAGTCCATCTTCCTCCAATTTTGATGAGAGTCTAAATACACTAAACTATGCCACAAGAGCCAGAAACATTCAGAACCAGGCTACAGTCAACTGCAAGGGTGAGCAAGATCGTGTAGAAGGGCTGGAGCAACAAATCAAGGTCCTGCGCAGAACCCTTGAAAACCGTCAGCGTTCAGAGACCCGGATCATTGCTCACGCTGATCCAAACAGGAGGCCTCGACTCGGGGAAGGAGAGATCAGCAGACTGCAAGCCCAGAGTGCCCACTTCAGGACCTGCACGGACACTGCTTACAG GTTATTGCGGGAGCTCCAGAGTGAAGGGGCTCTGACTGCAGAACAGAGTCTGAGAGTGAAGGAGTGGCTGTGCTCAgtggaggaggaaagaagcGGACTGACCACTGCCTCGGGACCAGACAGTGGTATAGAAAACAGCTCCAGTGAAGACAGTGTTGCATTAAGGAGGGGAAGGCTTTCTGTAAGAAACCAC GATCCAGAGCCTGCAGAAGAGAGGTGGCGCCATGAGCATGAAACTGAGAAAGAGGATAGTATTATCCATCTTCAAGCACAGATCCAGAGGTTggagagagaaaacactgactttttATCAGCCTTGGAGGATGCTATGGAGCAGTACAAGCAGCAA AGTGACAAGCTGCAGGAGCAACAGGATCTGATAGTAGAGTTGCAATGTCAACTATCTACTCAAGGGCTGAGGGGTCTGGGCCTTAACTTGAGATCACGGCCTCACACCGCCCCAATGGGTTCCCTGCAACACAGTCAGAATGGAGGCACATACAGACAG GCCAGTCCAGTAGGCTTCCTTGGTAGTGGGCCTTACTGTGATCAGGATTGCAACCTCTATGGAGAGCAGGAGATCTCAGGAGGAGCAGAAATGCTGGACACAGATGAAGAGAGCAGTCATTCCAACCTCGGCCGGGAGGGACGGAA ACAAGTGAACCTGACCTGGACCAAAAAGGACATGTTATCAGGAGGACTAGTGGCTAGTGGTAAAGGATCTCAACTGCATGAGCCATACCAGCACCCCGGTTTAGGCAGGAAACATT CTAATTCCAGTTCTGGGGAGACTTCTGTAGGGGAAAGTTTGAAAGGTTTCGAAGGCATTTCAGATTGGGGACTTCTTCAGGCCCAGCAGAAGATTAGGGAGCTGTCTGTCACTATTCGCATGAAGGAAGAACTCATCAAGGAGCTGGTAAAAACAG gtAAGGATGCACAGGCCCTGAACAGACAGTACAGCCATAAAATTACAGCTCTGGAGAGGGAAGCTGTGCAGGCTCGACAGGAGCTGCAGGAAGCTCAAAGGCAGCTGCAGGATCTAGAGAGGCAAGAAAGAGAGATAAGCACAACAGACAAGACCAGAGCACAGGAATGTCGCAGGAAGATAGCTGCGGCTCAGAACAAAGTTCAG GTTCTTAGTCAACGTCAGAGGGATACTGCCCGTCTAGCTAACTTGCCTGCACAGAGTGAACGGCGCGTGTTAGAGCTAGAGCGAAGCGTCCAGTCTATGAGGCAACAGCAGGAGCAGTTGCAAAGGCGGCTACGTCAGGAAAGTCAGCATAAACGACGTCTGGAGACAGAAATGCAACGAAGAACTCACAGAGTCAAG GAACTTGAGATTaagaatgagcagcagcagaagatcTTGAAGATAAAAACAGAGGAGATTGCTGCCTTCCAGAGGCAGAGACGCAGTGGCAGTAATGGTTCTGTCATCTCATTAGAAGAACAACAg AAGATTGAGGAACAGAAACGCTGGTTGGATGAGGAAATGGAGCGAATACTGGAACAGAGGAGAGGACTGGAAGATCTGGAAGGGGAGCTGACTAAACGCGAGGAGATCGTGGCGAAAAAAGAAGCCCTGGAGCAAGAACGCAGTGGGCTGGATTCCAAGAGGCGCCTCTCCAGTGAG gCCTTGAATAAAGACATGGTAATGCTTACTGGACGCATTGACACACTTGAGCAAGAATTAAGTGAGAGGAACGGTCTCCTTCGCAGCAGCAGTGCTCAAGACTCACAACAAATCCGCCAAGAGATCTCCAACCTGCGTCAAGAGAAAGATTCACTGCTTAAACAACGAGCTGAGCTGGATGATAAGCTGAGGCAGGGTAACCTGCCCTCACCTGAG GAGGAGCGAACACTTTTCCAGTTGGACGAGGCAATCGAGGCTCTGGATGCAGCTATCGAGTACAAGAATGAGGCCATCACTcaaagacagagacagctgGGGCCATCTGCCAGTATGCTCTCCCAGTGGGAGATGAACCTCATGGCTAAACTGAGTAACCTGTCTGCCTCTGAGACCAGAGCACTGCTGTGCAAGTACTTTGATAAG gtGGTGTATCTGCGTGAGGAGGACCGtaagctgcagtttgtcctGGCTGAGTTGGAAATGCAGCTAGACGAccagcagaggctggtgcagtGGCTGGAGAATGCCCTCAGTCGGGCACAACTTGACACTGATCGCCGACTCACACAACAGCAGAAGGAACACGAACAGAGCATTCAGCTCTTACTGCAGCAATGTCGAG AGCAAATAGATGAGGGCTTGGCAGGAAGGCAGCGACAGTATGAGGGCTGGATCCTTAACCTCAGCAAGGAGCTTAACCACTACAAGGCAGTAAATCTGGACCTAAACAATaaactgagggaggtttttggtGCAGCGATCCAGCCAAGGGATCCTGCTAAAG GCCTCGGCTGCATGGAGAAGCTGACCCGCTGCTTAGAGGACAGCCCAGGAGGCAGGGGGGCGGGGCAACCTGAAAAACCTCCCAAGTCCAGGGAGGAAATGCGTGACCTGGTAAATGCCCCTCTTCCATCCACATGGAGACGCTCTTCTCTCCCCACAGAGGAACCTGCTGTCATGGAGGAGTTGTGGCTTCAAGTAGCTGGGGATGCTCCGATTAACCGTGTAATTCAAAGTGGCACCGGGTCCTGGGGAGGGCAGACCTCCCTGCCCATGGTAAAATCTCGCAGAGAGTCACGTCGACCCAGCCTCAACATGGGACCACTGACTTCAAACAACACATTAATTGATGTACGGAAAAATCCTGTTTGA
- the kif7 gene encoding kinesin-like protein kif7 isoform X3, producing the protein MSPKVPSGQGRGDYSAVQVAVRVRPLLPKELLHCHESCITVDTELCRVTLGHDRHFLCDFLFEETCCQENVYSVSVQPLIDAFFQGFNATVFAYGQTGSGKTYTIGEANICSFRDEEQGIIPRAVADVFKILDENDLTDFSLRVSYLEVYKEEFKDLLEVETASKDIHIREDKGNIVLCGVKECEVEGLDEVLSLLESGNTARHTGATQMNPNSSRSHTIFTLYMDQRRGSYRLNGTATSAGPQILSSKFHFVDLAGSERILRTGNTGERLKESIQINSGLLALGNVIGALGDPKRKGSHIPYRDSKITRILKDSLGGNSKTLMIACISPSSSNFDESLNTLNYATRARNIQNQATVNCKGEQDRVEGLEQQIKVLRRTLENRQRSETRIIAHADPNRRPRLGEGEISRLQAQSAHFRTCTDTAYRLLRELQSEGALTAEQSLRVKEWLCSVEEERSGLTTASGPDSGIENSSSEDSVALRRGRLSVRNHDPEPAEERWRHEHETEKEDSIIHLQAQIQRLERENTDFLSALEDAMEQYKQQASPVGFLGSGPYCDQDCNLYGEQEISGGAEMLDTDEESSHSNLGREGRKQVNLTWTKKDMLSGGLVASGKGSQLHEPYQHPGLGRKHSNSSSGETSVGESLKGFEGISDWGLLQAQQKIRELSVTIRMKEELIKELVKTGKDAQALNRQYSHKITALEREAVQARQELQEAQRQLQDLERQEREISTTDKTRAQECRRKIAAAQNKVQVLSQRQRDTARLANLPAQSERRVLELERSVQSMRQQQEQLQRRLRQESQHKRRLETEMQRRTHRVKELEIKNEQQQKILKIKTEEIAAFQRQRRSGSNGSVISLEEQQKIEEQKRWLDEEMERILEQRRGLEDLEGELTKREEIVAKKEALEQERSGLDSKRRLSSEALNKDMVMLTGRIDTLEQELSERNGLLRSSSAQDSQQIRQEISNLRQEKDSLLKQRAELDDKLRQGNLPSPEEERTLFQLDEAIEALDAAIEYKNEAITQRQRQLGPSASMLSQWEMNLMAKLSNLSASETRALLCKYFDKVVYLREEDRKLQFVLAELEMQLDDQQRLVQWLENALSRAQLDTDRRLTQQQKEHEQSIQLLLQQCREQIDEGLAGRQRQYEGWILNLSKELNHYKAVNLDLNNKLREVFGAAIQPRDPAKGLGCMEKLTRCLEDSPGGRGAGQPEKPPKSREEMRDLVNAPLPSTWRRSSLPTEEPAVMEELWLQVAGDAPINRVIQSGTGSWGGQTSLPMVKSRRESRRPSLNMGPLTSNNTLIDVRKNPV; encoded by the exons ATGTCTCCCAAAGTGCCCAGTGGCCAAGGCAGAGGGGATTATTCTGCAGTGCAAGTAGCTGTTCGAGTGCGTCCTCTGCTGCCTAAAGAGCTTCTGCACTGCCATGAGAGCTGCATCACTGTGGATACTGAACTGTGTCGAGTTACTCTGGGCCATGACCGGCACTTTCTGTGTGACTTCCTATTTGAAGAAACTTGCTGTCAGGAGAATGTTtattctgtgtctgtgcagcCACTCATAGATGCCTTCTTTCAAGGTTTCAATGCTACAGTTTTTGCCTATGGACAGACAGGCTCAGGAAAGACTTACACAATTGGAGAAGCAAATATTT gTTCCTTTAGAGATGAAGAGCAGGGCATCATCCCCAGGGCTGTTGCAGATGTCTTCAAGATACTTGATGAAAATGACCTTACAGATTTCTCTCTCCGAGTCTCGTATCTGGAGGTCTACAAAGAGGAATTCAAGGACTTACTTGAAGTGGAGACTGCCAGTAAGGACATCCACATCCGGGAGGATAAAGGCAACATTG TTTTGTGTGGCGTAAAGGAGTGCGAAGTGGAGGGTCTTGATGAGGTGCTGAGTTTACTAGAGTCAGGAAACACAGCAAGGCACACCGGTGCAACCCAGATGAATCCAAACTCCAGTCGGTCTCACACCATTTTTACCTTGTACATGGACCAGCGACGAGGAAGTTACCGCCTTAATGGGACTGCTACGAGTGCTGGACCTCAAATTTTGTCTTCCAAGTTTCACTTTGTTGACCTGGCAGGGTCCGAGCGCATTTTAAGGACAGGTAACACTGGAGAGAGATTGAAGGAGAGCATCCAGATTAACAGTGGTCTTCTGGCCCTGGGAAATGTTATTGGAGCACTGGGGGACCCCAAGAGGAAAGGCTCTCACATACCATACAGAGATTCTAAAATTACAAG GATTTTAAAGGACTCTTTGGGAGGAAATTCCAAAACACTGATGATTGCCTGCATCAGTCCATCTTCCTCCAATTTTGATGAGAGTCTAAATACACTAAACTATGCCACAAGAGCCAGAAACATTCAGAACCAGGCTACAGTCAACTGCAAGGGTGAGCAAGATCGTGTAGAAGGGCTGGAGCAACAAATCAAGGTCCTGCGCAGAACCCTTGAAAACCGTCAGCGTTCAGAGACCCGGATCATTGCTCACGCTGATCCAAACAGGAGGCCTCGACTCGGGGAAGGAGAGATCAGCAGACTGCAAGCCCAGAGTGCCCACTTCAGGACCTGCACGGACACTGCTTACAG GTTATTGCGGGAGCTCCAGAGTGAAGGGGCTCTGACTGCAGAACAGAGTCTGAGAGTGAAGGAGTGGCTGTGCTCAgtggaggaggaaagaagcGGACTGACCACTGCCTCGGGACCAGACAGTGGTATAGAAAACAGCTCCAGTGAAGACAGTGTTGCATTAAGGAGGGGAAGGCTTTCTGTAAGAAACCAC GATCCAGAGCCTGCAGAAGAGAGGTGGCGCCATGAGCATGAAACTGAGAAAGAGGATAGTATTATCCATCTTCAAGCACAGATCCAGAGGTTggagagagaaaacactgactttttATCAGCCTTGGAGGATGCTATGGAGCAGTACAAGCAGCAA GCCAGTCCAGTAGGCTTCCTTGGTAGTGGGCCTTACTGTGATCAGGATTGCAACCTCTATGGAGAGCAGGAGATCTCAGGAGGAGCAGAAATGCTGGACACAGATGAAGAGAGCAGTCATTCCAACCTCGGCCGGGAGGGACGGAA ACAAGTGAACCTGACCTGGACCAAAAAGGACATGTTATCAGGAGGACTAGTGGCTAGTGGTAAAGGATCTCAACTGCATGAGCCATACCAGCACCCCGGTTTAGGCAGGAAACATT CTAATTCCAGTTCTGGGGAGACTTCTGTAGGGGAAAGTTTGAAAGGTTTCGAAGGCATTTCAGATTGGGGACTTCTTCAGGCCCAGCAGAAGATTAGGGAGCTGTCTGTCACTATTCGCATGAAGGAAGAACTCATCAAGGAGCTGGTAAAAACAG gtAAGGATGCACAGGCCCTGAACAGACAGTACAGCCATAAAATTACAGCTCTGGAGAGGGAAGCTGTGCAGGCTCGACAGGAGCTGCAGGAAGCTCAAAGGCAGCTGCAGGATCTAGAGAGGCAAGAAAGAGAGATAAGCACAACAGACAAGACCAGAGCACAGGAATGTCGCAGGAAGATAGCTGCGGCTCAGAACAAAGTTCAG GTTCTTAGTCAACGTCAGAGGGATACTGCCCGTCTAGCTAACTTGCCTGCACAGAGTGAACGGCGCGTGTTAGAGCTAGAGCGAAGCGTCCAGTCTATGAGGCAACAGCAGGAGCAGTTGCAAAGGCGGCTACGTCAGGAAAGTCAGCATAAACGACGTCTGGAGACAGAAATGCAACGAAGAACTCACAGAGTCAAG GAACTTGAGATTaagaatgagcagcagcagaagatcTTGAAGATAAAAACAGAGGAGATTGCTGCCTTCCAGAGGCAGAGACGCAGTGGCAGTAATGGTTCTGTCATCTCATTAGAAGAACAACAg AAGATTGAGGAACAGAAACGCTGGTTGGATGAGGAAATGGAGCGAATACTGGAACAGAGGAGAGGACTGGAAGATCTGGAAGGGGAGCTGACTAAACGCGAGGAGATCGTGGCGAAAAAAGAAGCCCTGGAGCAAGAACGCAGTGGGCTGGATTCCAAGAGGCGCCTCTCCAGTGAG gCCTTGAATAAAGACATGGTAATGCTTACTGGACGCATTGACACACTTGAGCAAGAATTAAGTGAGAGGAACGGTCTCCTTCGCAGCAGCAGTGCTCAAGACTCACAACAAATCCGCCAAGAGATCTCCAACCTGCGTCAAGAGAAAGATTCACTGCTTAAACAACGAGCTGAGCTGGATGATAAGCTGAGGCAGGGTAACCTGCCCTCACCTGAG GAGGAGCGAACACTTTTCCAGTTGGACGAGGCAATCGAGGCTCTGGATGCAGCTATCGAGTACAAGAATGAGGCCATCACTcaaagacagagacagctgGGGCCATCTGCCAGTATGCTCTCCCAGTGGGAGATGAACCTCATGGCTAAACTGAGTAACCTGTCTGCCTCTGAGACCAGAGCACTGCTGTGCAAGTACTTTGATAAG gtGGTGTATCTGCGTGAGGAGGACCGtaagctgcagtttgtcctGGCTGAGTTGGAAATGCAGCTAGACGAccagcagaggctggtgcagtGGCTGGAGAATGCCCTCAGTCGGGCACAACTTGACACTGATCGCCGACTCACACAACAGCAGAAGGAACACGAACAGAGCATTCAGCTCTTACTGCAGCAATGTCGAG AGCAAATAGATGAGGGCTTGGCAGGAAGGCAGCGACAGTATGAGGGCTGGATCCTTAACCTCAGCAAGGAGCTTAACCACTACAAGGCAGTAAATCTGGACCTAAACAATaaactgagggaggtttttggtGCAGCGATCCAGCCAAGGGATCCTGCTAAAG GCCTCGGCTGCATGGAGAAGCTGACCCGCTGCTTAGAGGACAGCCCAGGAGGCAGGGGGGCGGGGCAACCTGAAAAACCTCCCAAGTCCAGGGAGGAAATGCGTGACCTGGTAAATGCCCCTCTTCCATCCACATGGAGACGCTCTTCTCTCCCCACAGAGGAACCTGCTGTCATGGAGGAGTTGTGGCTTCAAGTAGCTGGGGATGCTCCGATTAACCGTGTAATTCAAAGTGGCACCGGGTCCTGGGGAGGGCAGACCTCCCTGCCCATGGTAAAATCTCGCAGAGAGTCACGTCGACCCAGCCTCAACATGGGACCACTGACTTCAAACAACACATTAATTGATGTACGGAAAAATCCTGTTTGA